The following are from one region of the Sorghum bicolor cultivar BTx623 chromosome 2, Sorghum_bicolor_NCBIv3, whole genome shotgun sequence genome:
- the LOC8062103 gene encoding flagellar radial spoke protein 5 isoform X1, with protein sequence MSSTAARAVPPAAAAPPPLPRRLRPARCTAGAAAAETTATAGPTRVTTVSNRGDSLAICRVLNGMWQTSGGWGRIDRDAAVDAMLAYADAGLSTFDMADHYGPAEDLYGMFINRVRRERPPEFLEEIKGLTKWVPPPVKMTRSYVEDNINRSRKRMDVAALDMLQFHWWEYSNPGYLDALKHITDLKEEGKIKTVALTNFDTDRLQIILENGIPVVSNQVQHSIVDMRPQQRMAELCQLTGVKLITYGTVMGGLLSEKFLDTNVSIPFAGPPLNTPSLQKYKRMVDAWGGWSLFQTLLQTLKKVSLKHGVSIATVAVRYILNQTSVAGSMVGVRLGLSEHIKDTNAIFSLELDEEDMNSITEVSKKGRNLMDIIGDCGDEYRA encoded by the exons ATGTCGTCCACCGCAGCGCGCGCCGTCCCGCCGGCAGCCGCGGCGCCGCCTCCCCTCCCACGCCGCCTGAGGCCCGCGAGGTGCACGGCCGGAGCCGCCGCGGCGGAGACGACGGCCACCGCGGGGCCGACTAGGGTGACGACCGTCAGCAACCGCGGGGACTCCCTGGCGATATGCCGGGTGCTCAACGGCATGTGGCAGACCAGCGGAGGGTGGGGCCGCATAGACCGCGACGCCGCTGTTGACGCCATGCTCGCGTACGCCGACGCCGGACTCTCCACCTTCGATATGGCTGACCACT ATGGGCCAGCAGAGGATTTGTATGGCATGTTCATCAACAGAGTTAGGCGGGAGCGCCCACCTGAGTTTCTCGAAGAAATCAAGGG GCTTACAAAGTGGGTACCACCACCGGTTAAGATGACAAGAAGTTATGTCGAGGATAACATCAACAGATCCAGGAAGAGGATGGATGTTGCTGCGTTGGACATGTTGCAGTTCCACTG GTGGGAATACTCAAATCCAGGATACTTGGATGCACTAAAGCACATCACAGACCTGAAGGAGGAAG GCAAGATAAAGACTGTGGCCCTGACAAACTTCGATACAGACAGACtgcaaataattctagaaaatggAATCCCAGTTGTGAGCAACCAG GTTCAACATTCTATCGTTGATATGCGCCCTCAGCAGAGAATGGCAGAGCTTTGCCAGCTAACTGGAGTTAAACTTATAAC GTATGGCACAGTGATGGGTGGTCTTTTGTCTGAAAAGTTTCTTGACACCAATGTATCAATACCTTTTGCTGGTCCTCCTCTAAATACCCCATCCTTGCAGAAATATAAGAGG ATGGTCGATGCTTGGGGTGGCTGGAGCCTGTTCCAGACTTTGCTTCAAACCTTAAAGAAGGTGTCACTGAAACACGGTGTTTCTATTGCAACGGTTGCTGTGAGATACATACTGAACCAG ACATCTGTTGCAGGTTCCATGGTTGGTGTGAGATTGGGACTCTCTGAACACATCAAAGACACCAACGCCATATTCTCACTTGAATTGGATGAAGAGGACATGAACAGCATTACTGAAGTATCGAAGAAGGGCAGAAATTTGATGGATATTATTGGGGATTGTGGTGACGAGTACCGAGCTTAG
- the LOC8062103 gene encoding flagellar radial spoke protein 5 isoform X2, with protein sequence MAAATSCLASSPRLTLGASSRRRSWHPRRPAAHRCAAAVDGRKTTVQSKAGDALEVCRVVNGMWQVSGASWGRAQPAAAVDAMLRYADGGLTTFDMADIYGPAEDLYGMFINRVRRERPPEFLEEIKGLTKWVPPPVKMTRSYVEDNINRSRKRMDVAALDMLQFHWWEYSNPGYLDALKHITDLKEEGKIKTVALTNFDTDRLQIILENGIPVVSNQVQHSIVDMRPQQRMAELCQLTGVKLITYGTVMGGLLSEKFLDTNVSIPFAGPPLNTPSLQKYKRMVDAWGGWSLFQTLLQTLKKVSLKHGVSIATVAVRYILNQTSVAGSMVGVRLGLSEHIKDTNAIFSLELDEEDMNSITEVSKKGRNLMDIIGDCGDEYRA encoded by the exons ATGGCGGCGGCCACCAGCTGCCTCGCCTCATCGCCTAGGCTAACGCTGGGTGCGAGCTCGAGGCGGCGGAGTTGGCATCCGCGACGTCCGGCGGCGCACCGGTGCGCCGCTGCGGTGGACGGGAGGAAGACTACGGTGCAGAGCAAGGCGGGGGACGCGCTGGAGGTGTGCCGGGTGGTGAACGGCATGTGGCAGGTGAGCGGCGCGTCGTGGGGCCGCGCGCAGCCGGCGGCGGCCGTGGACGCCATGCTCCGGTACGCGGACGGCGGCCTCACCACGTTCGACATGGCTGACATAT ATGGGCCAGCAGAGGATTTGTATGGCATGTTCATCAACAGAGTTAGGCGGGAGCGCCCACCTGAGTTTCTCGAAGAAATCAAGGG GCTTACAAAGTGGGTACCACCACCGGTTAAGATGACAAGAAGTTATGTCGAGGATAACATCAACAGATCCAGGAAGAGGATGGATGTTGCTGCGTTGGACATGTTGCAGTTCCACTG GTGGGAATACTCAAATCCAGGATACTTGGATGCACTAAAGCACATCACAGACCTGAAGGAGGAAG GCAAGATAAAGACTGTGGCCCTGACAAACTTCGATACAGACAGACtgcaaataattctagaaaatggAATCCCAGTTGTGAGCAACCAG GTTCAACATTCTATCGTTGATATGCGCCCTCAGCAGAGAATGGCAGAGCTTTGCCAGCTAACTGGAGTTAAACTTATAAC GTATGGCACAGTGATGGGTGGTCTTTTGTCTGAAAAGTTTCTTGACACCAATGTATCAATACCTTTTGCTGGTCCTCCTCTAAATACCCCATCCTTGCAGAAATATAAGAGG ATGGTCGATGCTTGGGGTGGCTGGAGCCTGTTCCAGACTTTGCTTCAAACCTTAAAGAAGGTGTCACTGAAACACGGTGTTTCTATTGCAACGGTTGCTGTGAGATACATACTGAACCAG ACATCTGTTGCAGGTTCCATGGTTGGTGTGAGATTGGGACTCTCTGAACACATCAAAGACACCAACGCCATATTCTCACTTGAATTGGATGAAGAGGACATGAACAGCATTACTGAAGTATCGAAGAAGGGCAGAAATTTGATGGATATTATTGGGGATTGTGGTGACGAGTACCGAGCTTAG
- the LOC8062536 gene encoding histidine-containing phosphotransfer protein 2 yields the protein MAAAALREQLNALLSSMFSSGLVDDQFQQLQMLQEDGGTPGFVAEVVTLFCDDADRIISELAALLEQPIVDFDKVDAYVHQLKGSSASVGAQKVKFTCMQFRQLCQDKNRDGCIMALAVVRNEFYDLRNKFQTMLQLEQQIQAQQ from the exons ATGGCGGCCGCCGCGCTGAGGGAGCAGCTCAAcgccctcctctcctccatgtTCTCCTCG GGTCTGGTGGACGACCAGTTCCAGCAGCTGCAGATGCTGCAGGAAGACGGGGGCACGCCGGGCTTCGTCGCCGAGGTCGTCACCCTCTTCTGCGACGACGCCGACAGGATCATCTCCGAGCTCGCCGCCCTGCT GGAGCAGCCCATCGTGGACTTTGATAAGGTGGACGCCTACGTGCATCAGCTCAAAGGGAGCAGCGCCAG TGTTGGTGCTCAGAAAGTGAAGTTTACTTGCATGCAGTTCCGTCAGTTATGTCAGGATAAGAACAGAGACGG GTGCATCATGGCATTGGCTGTTGTGAGAAACGAGTTCTATGATCTGCGCAATAAATTTCAGACTATGCTTCAG CTTGAGCAGCAAATCCAGGCTCAACAATAA
- the LOC110432213 gene encoding monodehydroascorbate reductase codes for MASEKHFKYVILGGGVAAGYAAREFAKQGVKPGELAIISKEAVAPYERPALSKGYLFPQNAARLPGFYVCVGSGGERLLPEWYSEKGIELILSTEIVKADLSTKTLTSAAGANFTYEILLIATGSSVIKLTDFGTPGADSNNILYLREIDDADKLVAAIQAKKGGKAVVVGGGYIGLELSAALKINDFDVTMVFPEPWCMPRLFTADIAAFYEAYYTNKGVKVLKGTLAVGFDADANGDVTAVKLKDGTVLEADIVVVGVGGRPLTTLFKGQVAEEKGGIKTDAFFETSVPGVYAIGDVATFPLKMYNELRRVEHVDHSRKSAEQAVKAIKGKESGEPVPEYDYLPYFYSRSFDLGWQFYGDNVGETILFGDSDPTSSKPKFGSYWIKDGKVLGAFLEGGSPDENKAIAKVAKTQPPVANLEELKKEGLQFASKI; via the exons ATGGCGTCGGAGAAGCACTTCAAGTACGTCATCCTTGGCGGCGGCGTCGCGGCG GGGTACGCGGCGCGGGAGTTCGCCAAGCAGGGAGTTAAGCCTGGGGAGCTTGCCATCATCTCCAAGGAGGCT GTGGCTCCTTACGAGCGTCCTGCCCTCAGCAAAGGTTACCTCTTTCCTCAGA ATGCTGCAAGACTCCCAGGATTTTATGTATGTGTGGGAAGTGGTGGAGAGAGGCTATTGCCAGAGTGGTACTCAGAGAAAG GTATTGAGCTGATCCTTAGTACAGAAATTGTCAAAGCTGATCTTTCCACCAAGACCCTGACTAGTGCAGCTGGAGCAAACTTTACATATGAGATCTTGCTCATTGCTACTGGCTCCTCG GTCATAAAGCTCACTGATTTTGGCACACCAGGAGCTGATTCAAACAACATTCTATATCTAAGGGAAATTGATGATGCTGACAAGCTGGTTGCAGCTATCCAGGCAAAGAAGGGTGGCAAGGCAGTGGTTGTTGGAGGAGGTTATATTGGCCTTGAACTTAGTGCAGCCCTGAAGATCAATGACTTTGATGTCACTATGGTGTTCCCTGAACCTTGGTGCA TGCCTCGGCTCTTCACTGCCGACATTGCTGCTTTCTACGAGGCTTACTATACTAACAAAGGTGTAAAGGTCTTGAAGGGCACACTAGCTGTTGGTTTTGATGCTGATGCCAATGGTGAT GTCACTGCAGTTAAACTAAAGGATGGCACAGTACTTGAAGCTGATATTGTTGTTGTCGGTGTTGGAGGCAGACCATTGACTACTCTCTTCAAAGGTCAAGTTGCTGAGGAGAAGGGTGGAATCAAG ACTGATGCCTTCTTTGAAACAAGTGTTCCTGGAGTATATGCCATTGGTGATGTGGCTACCTTCCCTTTGAAGATGTACAATGAGTTGAGGAGAGTGGAACATGTTGACCATTCTAGGAAGTCTGCAGAGCAGGCTGTAAAG GCAATCAAGGGCAAAGAGTCCGGTGAACCAGTTCCGGAGTATGACTACCTGCCATACTTCTACTCCCGATCATTCGACCTGGGGTGGCAATTCTACGGCGACAACGTGGGTGAAACCATCCTATTTGGCGACAGTGACCCCACCTCCAGCAAGCCCAAGTTCGGCTCGTACTGGATCAAGGACGGCAAGGTCTTGGGCGCCTTCCTGGAAGGCGGGTCACCGGATGAGAACAAGGCCATTGCCAAGGTGGCGAAAACCCAGCCGCCGGTCGCTAACCTCGAGGAGCTCAAGAAGGAGGGCCTCCAGTTCGCCAGCAAGATCTGA